A genomic stretch from Arthrobacter sp. KBS0702 includes:
- a CDS encoding DUF5677 domain-containing protein, with product MVKDEPFVDLFNEIASLWEAAPAPQNVPHRDGSRLTWTTAATTAVAWGWLVRVIRTGESAILLAKNGLGPEAAPLMRSIIEHSIRLAYTADAGVEAIEVGLRERSHSLEKLKKAQSNGWALPPERLSEIDWMQAEASEEYRHLDSFAHLAHVVKRLPSLGQLYMAWLLETQFSHPTLISAQSYFERDDDSHLIRLRTRAKAEADNRVDAQVCINVLVALRAYAHIAGLNPYFITPLHELDQKMENLWTATRESRDTQS from the coding sequence ATGGTTAAAGACGAACCGTTCGTAGATCTTTTTAATGAAATCGCGTCACTGTGGGAGGCGGCGCCGGCTCCCCAAAATGTTCCCCACCGCGACGGTAGTCGTCTAACATGGACGACTGCTGCAACAACAGCCGTAGCTTGGGGTTGGCTGGTCCGTGTAATCCGAACGGGGGAGTCCGCAATCCTTTTGGCCAAGAACGGCCTTGGCCCGGAAGCTGCTCCTCTCATGCGCTCGATCATCGAACACTCCATCAGGCTTGCTTACACAGCCGACGCAGGCGTTGAAGCGATCGAGGTCGGCCTTCGAGAACGATCGCACAGCTTGGAAAAGTTGAAGAAAGCACAATCGAATGGTTGGGCTTTACCTCCTGAACGGCTGAGCGAAATTGACTGGATGCAGGCTGAAGCCAGCGAGGAATACAGACACCTAGACTCCTTCGCCCATCTTGCACACGTCGTGAAACGCTTGCCCTCTCTCGGCCAGCTATACATGGCTTGGCTTCTGGAAACACAGTTCAGCCACCCAACCTTGATTAGCGCCCAGAGCTACTTCGAACGCGACGATGACTCCCATCTCATCCGTCTTAGGACACGGGCAAAAGCGGAAGCAGACAACAGGGTGGATGCTCAGGTATGCATCAATGTGCTCGTTGCACTGAGGGCTTATGCACACATCGCTGGACTGAATCCGTATTTCATAACTCCACTGCACGAGCTTGACCAAAAAATGGAGAACCTCTGGACGGCCACCCGGGAGAGCCGGGACACACAGAGCTGA
- a CDS encoding DUF559 domain-containing protein: MRDKLVAGGFAVHKGRSAIQCGHEPHRNNFPVLTPDILISKTKVCIEVDPAYTHTGDEEKDKTRNDLLAGVGWQVVRLRLGGLGPIGEYDVLAESESVTKEVMDALVLAVSDAVAGRPGTIRTIKKKETSIARKKPRLGPIAEHKYYENAFYISWTLNSGAVQRMVAMDSGRYLAIAERSEAPRFICVLGLDKVPRQQWRGAVQDILQDMSDSDFVPVSTFPWGDELFIGLQAQAVRVSPKFHLGASSWGLTANVDGADVFTEVALCVGSEVLTQLHPEAVERGWRIGNVQQSIGRHGAAYQQLQLLRRPPVETAMTAFEG, translated from the coding sequence GTGAGAGACAAGCTTGTGGCTGGAGGGTTTGCTGTCCACAAGGGCCGCAGCGCAATTCAGTGTGGTCATGAACCACATCGCAACAACTTTCCGGTTCTGACCCCGGACATCCTGATCTCCAAGACAAAGGTGTGCATTGAAGTCGATCCGGCTTATACCCACACGGGCGACGAAGAAAAAGACAAAACGCGCAACGACCTCCTCGCCGGAGTCGGATGGCAGGTCGTGCGGTTGCGGCTCGGCGGGCTGGGACCCATCGGTGAATACGACGTCCTGGCAGAATCTGAGAGCGTCACTAAGGAAGTGATGGACGCACTGGTCTTGGCCGTGTCCGACGCAGTAGCGGGCCGTCCCGGAACCATCCGAACGATTAAGAAGAAGGAAACATCGATAGCCAGGAAGAAACCACGGTTGGGACCGATTGCCGAGCATAAGTACTACGAAAACGCCTTCTACATCTCTTGGACGTTGAATTCCGGCGCCGTGCAGCGGATGGTGGCGATGGACTCCGGCCGCTACCTGGCCATCGCCGAGCGGTCGGAAGCCCCACGATTCATCTGTGTACTCGGCTTGGACAAGGTTCCCCGTCAACAGTGGCGCGGCGCTGTGCAAGATATCTTGCAAGACATGTCAGATTCGGATTTTGTCCCGGTCTCGACGTTCCCTTGGGGAGACGAACTGTTCATCGGACTGCAAGCTCAAGCGGTCCGCGTCTCGCCAAAGTTCCACCTGGGCGCCAGCTCATGGGGTCTGACCGCCAACGTCGATGGTGCAGATGTATTTACGGAGGTGGCCTTGTGTGTCGGAAGCGAAGTTCTGACCCAGCTGCACCCTGAAGCGGTTGAACGGGGCTGGCGGATAGGCAATGTCCAGCAGAGCATTGGACGGCACGGCGCCGCCTACCAACAGCTACAGCTCTTGCGCCGGCCTCCGGTAGAGACAGCGATGACTGCGTTCGAAGGCTAA
- a CDS encoding helicase-related protein, which produces MRIIDNVNELLGDDLRAEIVTGSRLRIAASSFSIFAFEALRKELEHLEELQFIFTSPSFVTARTTDRLPKEQREFFIPHGQNGESMLYGSEFEIRLRNKMTQRAIARECAEWVRRKVRFRSNKTVAPMQQFAIVDEKAAYLPLQGFTSADLGYERGNAVSNMVTKLDDAPMTSQYVQLFDQIWHNSAQLEDVTESVHDHIASVYAENSPARVYFLILFNLFSEFLDDINDDVLPNDLTGYQDSAIWKSLYNFQRDAATGLINKLETYNGCILADSVGLGKTFTALAVIKYYELRNKSVLVLAPKKLAENWTNYNANLTTNIFASDRFNYDVLAHTDLSRTRGESLGIPLDRVNWGNYDLVVIDESHNFRNADFTTEKETRYGRLMRQVIQQGVKTKVLMLSATPVNNHFTDLRNQLALAYEGDSQNLSAKLNISTSIEEVFRQTQRVFNEWSKLPAEQRTTDAILSRLDFDFFEMLDAVTIARSRKQIQAFYDTSDIGAFPERLPPESVRSPLTDLGGVPSFNEMFERLSSLTLAVYAPLTYVFPSRMAKYELLYDPATSGSMANLGHANRERGLQKLMTVNLLKRLESSVEAFRITLTKLGGTVDQGISAIDNHVGSVTDLAAAIGDLEADDDDFEFPSSGTVGTKVQIDLADMDIESWRHDLAHDAGVIAELLAGVSVVTPQHDLKLQALKQRIQSKIATPINAGNRKVLIFSAFADTAAYLYRELAPQLAQQGLHTAVVTGQGNPRTTLGKGFAFQQVLTLFSPRSKSRHLAMPSEQRDIDVLIGTDCISEGQNLQDCDYLVNYDIHWNPVRIIQRFGRIDRIGSINAQIQLVNFWPDISLDEYINLKERVENRMVIADLAATADDNVLTQESSDTAFRKEQLRKLQDEVIELEDVRTGVSITDLGLNEFRMDLLGYVKEYGDLTAAPKGLHAVVPARPEIGLDPGVLFALRNVNADETINRGNRLHPYYLVYLDNDGNVIADHTEVKHMLDLIRAGSRVHDKPVADACRIFNAATLEGSDMSRYSNLLTAAIRSMIDLTEERDLDSLFTAGHTTALTQTIAGLDDFELIAFLAIVDPCPGAEG; this is translated from the coding sequence ATGCGGATCATCGACAACGTTAACGAGTTGCTGGGTGATGATCTCAGGGCAGAGATTGTCACGGGTTCGAGGTTGCGCATCGCAGCGTCTTCCTTCTCGATCTTCGCGTTCGAGGCTCTGCGCAAAGAGCTGGAGCATCTGGAGGAGTTACAGTTCATCTTCACCTCGCCCTCTTTTGTGACCGCCAGAACAACTGACCGCCTCCCAAAGGAACAGCGCGAGTTCTTCATTCCACACGGCCAGAACGGCGAGTCGATGTTGTACGGCTCGGAGTTTGAGATTCGGCTGCGCAACAAGATGACTCAGCGCGCGATCGCGCGCGAGTGCGCTGAGTGGGTGCGGCGCAAGGTGCGGTTCCGGTCGAACAAGACTGTCGCGCCGATGCAGCAGTTCGCCATCGTTGACGAAAAGGCCGCGTACCTGCCGCTCCAAGGTTTCACATCCGCGGATCTTGGCTACGAGCGCGGCAACGCGGTGTCCAACATGGTCACCAAGCTCGACGACGCGCCAATGACGTCGCAGTACGTGCAACTCTTCGACCAGATCTGGCACAACTCTGCGCAGCTAGAAGACGTGACCGAGTCAGTACATGACCACATTGCGTCGGTGTACGCAGAAAATTCACCGGCGCGCGTCTACTTCCTCATCCTGTTCAATTTGTTCTCCGAGTTCCTCGACGACATTAACGACGACGTGCTGCCCAACGACCTGACCGGATACCAGGACAGCGCGATCTGGAAGAGCCTGTACAACTTCCAGCGCGACGCGGCGACGGGCCTGATCAACAAGTTGGAGACCTACAACGGCTGCATCCTCGCTGACAGCGTGGGCCTGGGCAAGACGTTCACGGCCCTGGCGGTCATCAAGTACTACGAGCTGCGCAACAAATCCGTGCTCGTGCTCGCGCCGAAGAAGCTGGCCGAGAACTGGACGAACTACAACGCGAACCTGACCACGAATATCTTCGCGTCCGACCGCTTCAACTACGATGTGCTCGCCCACACTGACCTATCGCGCACTCGGGGTGAATCCCTGGGCATCCCGCTGGACCGCGTGAACTGGGGCAACTACGACCTCGTCGTGATCGACGAGTCGCACAACTTCCGCAATGCTGACTTCACCACCGAAAAAGAGACCCGCTACGGGCGACTCATGCGGCAGGTCATCCAGCAGGGCGTGAAGACCAAGGTGCTCATGTTGTCGGCGACGCCGGTTAACAACCACTTCACCGACCTTCGTAACCAGCTCGCGCTGGCCTACGAAGGCGACTCGCAGAACCTGTCGGCCAAACTCAACATCTCCACGAGCATTGAGGAAGTATTCCGGCAGACTCAGCGGGTGTTCAACGAGTGGTCAAAGCTCCCTGCAGAGCAGCGCACAACAGATGCGATCCTCTCCCGGCTGGACTTCGACTTCTTCGAGATGCTCGACGCGGTGACGATCGCCCGCTCCCGCAAACAAATTCAAGCGTTCTACGACACATCCGACATCGGGGCGTTCCCCGAAAGACTCCCGCCGGAGTCCGTGCGGTCACCGCTGACGGACCTAGGCGGGGTACCATCGTTCAACGAAATGTTCGAGAGGCTGTCGTCACTAACCCTCGCCGTGTATGCACCGCTGACGTACGTGTTCCCGAGCAGGATGGCGAAGTACGAGCTGCTCTACGACCCGGCAACAAGCGGAAGCATGGCAAACCTCGGGCACGCGAACCGTGAGCGCGGTCTCCAGAAGCTCATGACGGTGAACTTGCTCAAACGGCTCGAGAGTTCCGTTGAGGCGTTCCGCATCACTCTCACAAAGCTCGGCGGCACAGTCGACCAAGGAATTTCTGCAATAGACAATCACGTCGGTTCGGTAACCGATCTCGCGGCCGCCATCGGCGACCTCGAAGCCGATGACGACGACTTTGAGTTCCCCTCCAGCGGCACCGTCGGGACAAAGGTACAGATCGACCTCGCCGACATGGACATTGAATCATGGCGACACGACCTCGCCCACGACGCAGGCGTGATCGCCGAACTGTTGGCAGGGGTCAGCGTCGTCACTCCGCAGCATGACCTGAAGCTCCAGGCACTGAAGCAGCGCATCCAAAGCAAGATCGCCACACCAATCAACGCGGGCAACCGCAAGGTGCTCATCTTCTCAGCCTTCGCAGACACCGCCGCTTACCTCTACCGCGAACTCGCCCCGCAACTCGCACAGCAGGGCTTGCACACGGCTGTGGTGACCGGGCAGGGCAACCCCCGCACCACGCTCGGCAAGGGTTTCGCCTTCCAGCAAGTGCTCACCCTGTTCTCTCCAAGGTCGAAGTCCCGCCATCTTGCCATGCCGAGCGAGCAGCGCGACATCGACGTACTCATCGGCACCGACTGCATCAGCGAGGGACAGAACCTCCAGGACTGCGACTACTTGGTTAACTACGACATCCACTGGAACCCGGTGCGGATCATCCAGCGGTTCGGTCGCATCGACCGCATCGGCTCCATCAACGCGCAGATCCAACTTGTGAATTTCTGGCCAGATATCTCCCTGGACGAGTACATCAACCTCAAGGAGCGCGTGGAGAACCGCATGGTCATCGCCGACCTCGCCGCGACCGCCGACGACAACGTCCTCACCCAGGAGTCAAGCGACACCGCGTTCCGCAAGGAACAACTTCGCAAGCTCCAGGACGAGGTAATCGAACTGGAGGACGTGCGCACCGGCGTTTCCATCACCGACCTCGGTCTTAATGAATTCCGCATGGACCTGCTCGGCTACGTCAAGGAGTACGGCGACCTCACCGCGGCGCCCAAGGGCCTGCACGCCGTCGTGCCCGCACGGCCTGAAATTGGCTTGGACCCGGGAGTCCTCTTCGCACTGCGCAACGTCAACGCGGACGAGACAATCAACCGCGGGAACCGCCTGCACCCGTACTACCTCGTCTACCTCGACAACGACGGCAACGTGATCGCCGACCACACCGAGGTCAAGCACATGCTCGACCTCATCCGTGCGGGATCTCGCGTGCATGACAAACCCGTAGCTGATGCTTGCCGGATCTTTAACGCCGCCACCCTCGAGGGCTCCGACATGAGCCGCTACTCCAACCTGCTCACCGCAGCGATCCGCTCCATGATTGACCTGACCGAGGAGCGTGACCTCGACAGCCTGTTCACCGCCGGGCACACGACCGCGTTGACCCAGACCATCGCCGGGCTAGACGACTTCGAACTGATCGCGTTCCTCGCCATCGTGGACCCATGTCCGGGCGCCGAGGGATGA
- a CDS encoding site-specific DNA-methyltransferase codes for MDKLLMHSPDLTKRNIDKIAELFPAVITEGRDDDGNLTHAIDFDLLRQELSDHVVEGSQERYQLDWPGKREALFVANAPIAKTLRPAREESVDFDTTQNLFIEGDNLDALKLLQESYLGKVDLVYIDPPYNTGKDFVYDDHFAETTADYLAKSGQVDDHGTRLVANTESNGRFHSDWLSMMYPRLKLARNLLSDTGVLIAAIDDNEHSALKQLLDQVFGSQNFLANVVWQGRGKNDARFTAGGLDYMLIYGRDRNRLIAEDARWKEPKSGYSLVVSAARDAWQRSGRNSAKATTMFREWFRTKPEIEKGLQSYSEIDDNGRVFLRGPLASPNPRANLQYDLVHPVTGLPVPMHPNGWRYSRETMDQMMEEGRILFGEDHTNTPRRKMYLDEQEDQAIRPVVVQERATATAAVIDLLGADVFDHPKDTGVLSKWINSVTQGKDDALVLDFFAGSGSTAHAVLAQNAADGGRRKFIVVQLDEALDSRSEAAKAGYATIADLARERIRRAGTRIATDAVLSAEGPDVGFRVLKVATSNFADLLRTPDALKQDNLPLYTDSVKPDRTGEDLLFQVLLDWGLELTMPIAVEMIDGREVFFIEDGALVACFADSVSPGVVREIASREPLRAVFRDSGFARDADRINAEQVFAEVSPTTDVKAI; via the coding sequence GTGGACAAACTACTGATGCACTCACCGGACCTGACTAAGCGGAATATCGACAAGATTGCCGAGCTATTCCCCGCAGTCATCACCGAGGGGCGAGACGACGACGGTAACCTCACGCACGCCATCGACTTCGACCTGCTGCGTCAGGAGCTGTCCGACCACGTTGTCGAGGGGTCGCAGGAGCGTTACCAACTCGATTGGCCCGGAAAGCGCGAAGCGCTCTTCGTTGCGAACGCACCGATCGCCAAGACGCTCCGCCCCGCGCGCGAGGAGTCTGTCGACTTCGACACCACGCAAAACCTCTTCATCGAAGGTGACAACCTCGACGCCCTCAAACTGCTCCAAGAGTCCTACCTGGGGAAAGTCGATCTCGTCTACATCGACCCGCCCTACAACACGGGCAAGGACTTCGTCTACGACGACCACTTTGCGGAGACTACGGCAGACTACCTCGCCAAGTCTGGTCAGGTCGATGATCATGGCACGCGGCTTGTCGCGAACACTGAGTCCAACGGACGCTTTCATTCAGATTGGCTAAGCATGATGTACCCGCGGCTCAAGCTCGCCCGCAACCTGCTGAGTGATACTGGCGTTCTAATCGCTGCGATCGATGACAACGAGCATTCGGCTCTCAAGCAACTCCTCGATCAAGTTTTTGGAAGTCAGAACTTCCTGGCAAACGTCGTTTGGCAGGGGCGAGGAAAGAACGATGCGCGTTTCACAGCTGGTGGTCTCGACTACATGCTCATTTACGGGCGTGACCGCAATCGTCTCATCGCTGAAGACGCACGGTGGAAAGAACCAAAGAGCGGTTATAGCCTAGTTGTCTCTGCGGCACGTGACGCATGGCAGAGGTCTGGCCGCAACTCTGCCAAGGCGACCACCATGTTTCGTGAATGGTTTCGTACCAAGCCGGAGATCGAGAAGGGACTTCAGTCCTACTCCGAGATCGATGATAACGGTCGAGTGTTCCTCCGCGGCCCGCTCGCTAGCCCGAACCCCCGCGCGAATCTGCAGTACGACCTCGTACACCCCGTGACGGGGCTACCGGTGCCTATGCACCCTAACGGTTGGCGTTACTCACGCGAAACCATGGACCAAATGATGGAGGAGGGCCGGATTCTCTTTGGCGAGGACCACACCAACACGCCGCGCCGGAAGATGTACCTCGACGAACAGGAGGATCAGGCTATTCGTCCAGTTGTTGTTCAGGAGCGTGCTACAGCAACTGCGGCGGTCATTGATCTGCTGGGAGCGGATGTGTTCGACCATCCGAAAGACACTGGCGTGCTCTCAAAATGGATCAATTCTGTAACGCAGGGGAAGGACGACGCGCTGGTACTCGACTTCTTTGCAGGCTCAGGCTCAACAGCGCATGCCGTGCTTGCTCAGAATGCGGCGGACGGAGGCCGACGGAAGTTCATCGTCGTGCAGTTGGATGAAGCATTGGACTCTAGATCCGAAGCTGCAAAAGCTGGGTATGCCACAATCGCCGACCTCGCCCGGGAACGTATTCGCCGCGCTGGGACAAGAATAGCGACGGATGCAGTGCTGTCTGCCGAGGGACCGGATGTCGGCTTTCGCGTCCTCAAAGTTGCCACGAGCAACTTCGCGGATCTCCTGCGCACGCCAGATGCGCTCAAGCAGGACAACCTCCCTCTCTACACGGATAGTGTGAAGCCAGATCGCACCGGCGAGGACTTGCTGTTCCAGGTTCTGCTTGACTGGGGCTTGGAGCTCACCATGCCGATCGCGGTAGAGATGATCGACGGGCGCGAGGTGTTCTTCATCGAAGATGGCGCCCTGGTCGCATGCTTCGCCGATAGCGTAAGCCCCGGCGTAGTGCGCGAGATCGCTTCCCGGGAGCCGCTGCGAGCGGTGTTCCGTGACTCGGGCTTCGCACGGGACGCCGACCGCATCAATGCCGAGCAGGTCTTCGCCGAGGTGTCGCCGACGACCGATGTGAAGGCGATCTGA
- a CDS encoding DUF4391 domain-containing protein, whose amino-acid sequence MSALLYRWPAAAKFGRVVPKAKFYEQATISAALREKFVSEVQRITWAYKLADETIHLRGDDSVPEIQVFVVEAKDDDVSGDVINAIDRAVPFPIIFEISRATGGTRMVASHKQLDGLAPRLSAYFTTEWHAADAPRASLPPALDLPGLYAGLLTPILPIATRPGEDISAATGRMHRVAKLERDVAVLEKKLRNEPQFNRKVQLRRQFRARTAELALLIDTATPMTEDTPWTNY is encoded by the coding sequence ATGAGCGCGCTGCTGTACCGCTGGCCGGCGGCTGCCAAGTTCGGCCGCGTCGTGCCCAAAGCCAAGTTCTACGAGCAAGCCACTATCTCGGCCGCCCTGCGCGAGAAATTTGTCTCGGAGGTCCAGCGCATCACCTGGGCATACAAGCTCGCCGACGAGACCATCCACCTTCGCGGCGACGACAGCGTTCCCGAGATTCAAGTCTTCGTCGTCGAGGCCAAGGACGATGACGTCAGTGGGGATGTGATCAACGCGATCGACAGGGCCGTGCCGTTCCCGATCATCTTCGAGATCAGTCGCGCCACGGGCGGCACCCGCATGGTTGCGTCTCACAAGCAGCTCGACGGCCTGGCCCCGCGGCTCAGCGCCTACTTCACCACGGAATGGCACGCAGCAGACGCGCCCCGTGCTTCATTACCTCCCGCACTCGATCTACCAGGGCTCTACGCCGGACTTCTGACCCCAATTCTGCCCATCGCCACACGCCCCGGCGAGGATATATCGGCGGCAACCGGCAGGATGCACCGGGTGGCAAAGCTCGAACGTGACGTAGCTGTCCTGGAAAAGAAGCTCCGAAACGAACCGCAGTTCAATCGCAAGGTGCAACTGCGGCGCCAGTTCCGTGCCCGGACCGCGGAGCTTGCCCTTCTTATCGACACTGCAACTCCAATGACTGAGGACACCCCGTGGACAAACTACTGA
- a CDS encoding DUF5655 domain-containing protein, translating to MFAVEPVLEQVRLPPIPWQAVRLDKKTSRPKTVTELLAQADPELPGLYEKFEAFALSLGDDVVRNERSLYFAFRRLKNFACVEVHPSSRNLLVYLKLDPQTVDLVEGFSRDVSKIGHFGTGDVELRVVNTANWPLVEELTRQAYAAN from the coding sequence GTGTTCGCGGTTGAGCCGGTATTGGAGCAGGTTCGCCTTCCGCCGATCCCTTGGCAAGCAGTGCGACTGGATAAAAAGACATCTCGACCCAAAACCGTCACCGAACTACTCGCGCAGGCTGACCCTGAGTTACCCGGCCTGTATGAAAAATTTGAGGCTTTCGCGCTGTCACTCGGCGATGACGTAGTGAGGAACGAGCGATCCCTCTACTTTGCCTTCCGCCGCCTAAAGAACTTCGCCTGCGTAGAAGTGCACCCCTCCTCCAGGAACCTACTCGTTTACTTGAAGCTCGACCCCCAGACCGTAGATCTAGTTGAAGGCTTCAGCCGGGACGTCAGTAAAATCGGGCACTTCGGGACAGGAGACGTCGAACTGAGAGTCGTCAATACGGCCAACTGGCCGCTGGTGGAGGAACTCACGCGACAGGCCTATGCGGCCAACTGA
- a CDS encoding helix-turn-helix domain-containing protein, translating into MMPESWLSAEEVAEHLGIIKDTVYSWIATKGMPAHKVDRLWKFQISEVDEWVRRGGAAEEMPSSSDEGE; encoded by the coding sequence ATGATGCCTGAATCCTGGCTCTCCGCTGAAGAGGTCGCCGAGCATCTGGGCATCATCAAGGACACTGTCTACTCATGGATTGCTACCAAGGGCATGCCCGCGCACAAGGTCGATCGTCTCTGGAAGTTTCAAATCAGTGAAGTTGACGAGTGGGTGCGCCGGGGTGGTGCGGCCGAAGAGATGCCGAGTTCATCGGACGAGGGGGAATGA